The nucleotide window TGGTCGTTGGGCAGCTTTTTTTGCAAGAATCCCGATCAGGGTTCACACCGTTCACGGATTTGCGTTTCATGAACACCAATCATACCCAAAATGGATAGTTATTTTCTTATGTGAATGGATTACCTCACTTATTACCACTCACTTTGTCCTCGTTTCTAGCTACGATCAGTCTATCGGAATGAAGTTTTTTCCTTTCTTTAAATCAAAAAATTCAATTATTAGAGCGGCAGCATTCATTTCCCCACCGCAATACGTTCATAAAAGCAAGAAACAATTCTCTGAAGAAAATCCATTAATAATCGGAAGCGTAAGTTGCTTTAAACCCCAAAAAAATATAAACGATCTTATTACCATTTTTAGTAATTTCGTTCATAAAAACAACGTACACGCTCGCCTTGAAATCATTGGCGACGGAGAACTTAAAAAAAACCTTCAAGATCTTGCAGGCACTCTAAAAATCTCTCATCTCGTTTCTTTTGTTGGCTGGCAACCAAACATCTCACCATTTTTGGCTCGTTGGGATCTTTTTGCCTTAACATCTTTGTGGGAAGGACTTCCGTGCGCCATCATCGAAGCTCGACTTTTTAAACTCCCCGTCATCTGCTACAACACTGGTGGCATAAAAGATGTAATAGAAACCAACAAAAACGGGGCTTTAATTACCCAGTTTGATACAAAGTCTTTTGAATCATTTTTATTAAAATGCTACAACGATCAATCGTTTTACGAACAAATCGCAAATAACAACGACGACCTTTCTAATTTTACCGTAGAGGCAATGGTCAACCAGCATCTAGAACTCTACAAAAAATTATCCGAATAAAGACTCTTTTGACTCAGAAATTACAACTCTGGTACAGTCGTACTGTTGAAAAGGACAACTTCTTCAGGGGGGGAAACATGAAGAGGAGCCTAAGAATAACTATTTCTGGAAACGTCCAGGATATGTCATTCAAAGAAAAAATTCAGCATGCTGCTGAGAAATTCAAACTCGAAGGTATATGTGAAAATCTTGATGAGGATAAACTTATTATCCTGGTAAACGGAGAAAGCGAAATGCTTGATAATCTTATCGATACCATTTACGAAGGAACCTTGAAAACCAAGATTGATTTTGTAGATGTTGAATCAAACACAACACCAAGAAACTACCGTGGTGTTTTTAGAATCATCAGCAACAACGAGTAAAAAAATTAGGAGGGCTTTTTTAGCCCTCCTTTTGCAATAATCTTTTTTCAAATTCATATAAAAATAGTAGAGTAAAAAAAATAAATTTTTCTGATTTTAAACATTGTTGAGTATTGTTGAAAAAAATACCTTTCTTCCTACTTTTTATTTTTTTTATTTCTTCAACCACATGTTATTTTTCACAAAAAATAGATTCGATCGTTTTGAATGCAAAAAATACGATTTCATTAGATGAGTTTTGCTATTTAACAGATTTTAACGTGGGAAGTATTATCTCAGAAGAAAAAATCGAAAATGCACGCGAGATTTTAAAAGCAAAAAAACGCTTCAAAAGTATTTCTCTTAAAACAACTCCTACTGCTGGAGGGGTAACCCTAACATGCACGATCGAACCTGCAATAATCCTCAGAAAAATTCGTATTCATTCCTCTATGAGTTTGAGGCATTTTTATGAAGCACTGTACACAATTCAACCGGGAGAAATTTTTTCACCAGAAGTGCACAAGCAATCTCTTGATGCTCTCAAAAATCGACTACTGTTTGATGGATACCTCAAAGGAACAATTTCTGATTCTATCAACATCGATGAAAAAACACACACCTGCATCATAAATATTTATATTCAACCAGGCCCGC belongs to Candidatus Dependentiae bacterium and includes:
- a CDS encoding glycosyltransferase family 4 protein — protein: MHIIYFITKLELGGAQKVCLALHSGLKTKNNVKTSLISGNEGVLVSATKDDSSVILLSTLKRELSISGIWNEIKTFFDLIKTLKELSKKYAGKTIIHTHSTKAGILGRWAAFFARIPIRVHTVHGFAFHEHQSYPKWIVIFLCEWITSLITTHFVLVSSYDQSIGMKFFPFFKSKNSIIRAAAFISPPQYVHKSKKQFSEENPLIIGSVSCFKPQKNINDLITIFSNFVHKNNVHARLEIIGDGELKKNLQDLAGTLKISHLVSFVGWQPNISPFLARWDLFALTSLWEGLPCAIIEARLFKLPVICYNTGGIKDVIETNKNGALITQFDTKSFESFLLKCYNDQSFYEQIANNNDDLSNFTVEAMVNQHLELYKKLSE